In Cryptococcus neoformans var. grubii H99 mitochondrion, complete genome, the sequence ACTATATGGATATTAATGTCAGGTATTACTATTCTATTTATTTTTGTACCTATTCTTGTTGCTATTCTACTTATGGCTAATATTCTACTAGCACCTAGTCGACCTTATTCTGAAAAGGTAAGTGTTTATGAATGTGGTTTTGATGGACTTCTAGGTCAAACACGAGCACCATTTAGTATTCAATATTACCTAGTAGGTATTCTATTTATGCTGTTTGACATCGAGATCCTACTATTCTACCCTATTGCAGTAACTATGAGTAATCTAACTCTAATGGGTTATTGGGTAGCTATGCTATTCTCATTTGTTCTGACAATGGGATTTATTGTAGAAATTAGTGCGGGAGTCCTATACTTTACAGACCAACGATCTTCTATTTCAGTAACAAAGAAGTAACTCCCCTCAGGAAATATAGAAATATTTTTGATATAAGTGTATAAAAGAAGTTAATTAATTAATTAAAAGGAATTAGGTCAGTGGTTAGACCCCCATTCTTACACAATGGTAGCAGTTGTTCGATTCAACTATTCCTTAAAGTAATTCTAATAAAATGATTAAGGATTACCCAAATGAATAATAGTTACCACAATTAATATATAATGTATAATAATAAACGTGGTATGGATGATAGATATCATAAGTCTAAAA encodes:
- a CDS encoding NADH dehydrogenase subunit 3; this translates as MSGITILFIFVPILVAILLMANILLAPSRPYSEKVSVYECGFDGLLGQTRAPFSIQYYLVGILFMLFDIEILLFYPIAVTMSNLTLMGYWVAMLFSFVLTMGFIVEISAGVLYFTDQRSSISVTKK